The Myxococcales bacterium genome includes a region encoding these proteins:
- a CDS encoding site-2 protease family protein yields MQRAILFLIALILSIAVHEYGHALVASRLGDPLPRSQGRLTLNPLRHADLMGTIVFPLVAMFSSFPLLGWGKPVQTNTAAYTRRFSRATGHMFVAIAGPAMNLVLMVVSSLVMVVLVRVGVASNSLLLVVEEHLIRLNFVLMVFNLLPIPPLDGGAVLAWFLPPSLQGIVDFLQRWGMLVLLGLMFTGLLSLWFTPAFHLYDYWLRLIHGLLAA; encoded by the coding sequence GTGCAGCGCGCAATTTTGTTTTTGATTGCGCTGATCCTCAGCATAGCGGTCCATGAATACGGCCACGCGCTGGTGGCGTCCCGTTTGGGCGACCCGCTGCCCCGGTCCCAGGGGCGGCTGACGCTGAACCCCCTGCGCCACGCCGACCTGATGGGCACCATCGTCTTCCCGCTCGTGGCGATGTTTTCGTCGTTTCCCCTGCTGGGTTGGGGCAAGCCGGTCCAAACCAACACGGCCGCCTACACCCGGCGGTTCTCCCGCGCCACGGGCCACATGTTCGTCGCGATAGCGGGGCCGGCCATGAACCTCGTGCTCATGGTGGTGAGCTCGCTCGTGATGGTGGTTTTGGTGAGGGTGGGCGTTGCCAGCAATTCCCTGCTGCTCGTCGTGGAAGAGCACCTGATCCGCCTCAACTTCGTGTTGATGGTCTTCAATCTCTTGCCGATCCCGCCGCTGGACGGGGGAGCCGTACTGGCCTGGTTCCTGCCGCCCTCTCTTCAGGGGATTGTGGACTTCTTGCAGCGCTGGGGCATGTTGGTGCTCTTGGGCCTGATGTTCACGGGGCTTTTGTCCCTGTGGTTCACGCCCGCGTTTCATCTTTACGATTACTGGCTGCGGTTGATTCACGGTTTGTTGGCGGCATGA
- the xerD gene encoding site-specific tyrosine recombinase XerD — MDSALQMFLDHLKVERRLAPATVGAYGQDVGSFIAFLVERKTAGVEAITPLDVLDFVAQLTETSIGARSQARKLIALRQFFRFLKDERLLANDPTENLDLPRFGRKLPSFLTSPEVEALLAAPDRSHPLGLRDAAMLETLYATGLRVSELVKLKLGDLNLLAGYLRTMGKGSKERLVPLGQAAVILLRMYLEGARLSLVTRAPNQRMAEFLFLSRLGRPLTRQAFWKQLNQYALAAGITRPISPHKLRHSFATHLVERGADLRSVQAMLGHADIGTTEIYTHVSRSHLRRVYDKFHPRS, encoded by the coding sequence ATGGACAGCGCACTTCAGATGTTTCTCGACCACCTCAAGGTGGAACGGAGGCTCGCGCCTGCCACGGTGGGGGCGTACGGCCAAGACGTGGGGAGCTTCATCGCGTTCCTGGTCGAACGGAAGACGGCGGGCGTCGAAGCCATCACACCCCTCGACGTGCTCGACTTCGTGGCCCAGCTGACGGAGACCTCCATCGGCGCGCGCTCCCAGGCGCGCAAGCTCATTGCGCTCAGGCAGTTCTTTCGGTTTTTGAAGGATGAACGCCTCCTGGCGAACGATCCCACCGAGAATCTTGACCTGCCGCGCTTCGGGCGAAAGCTGCCTTCGTTTCTAACCTCCCCCGAGGTGGAGGCGCTGCTCGCCGCCCCCGACCGCAGCCATCCTTTGGGACTCCGAGACGCCGCGATGCTCGAGACCCTCTACGCCACGGGGCTGCGTGTCTCGGAGCTCGTCAAGCTGAAGCTCGGCGACCTCAACCTGCTCGCCGGGTACTTGCGGACGATGGGCAAGGGCAGCAAGGAGCGTCTGGTGCCCTTGGGGCAGGCCGCGGTGATCCTGCTTCGGATGTATCTCGAAGGGGCTCGCCTCTCGCTGGTCACGCGGGCTCCCAATCAGCGCATGGCCGAGTTCCTGTTCCTTTCGCGCCTCGGCCGCCCCCTCACACGGCAGGCCTTTTGGAAGCAGCTCAACCAGTATGCTCTGGCCGCCGGCATCACCCGCCCGATCTCGCCCCACAAGCTGCGGCACTCCTTTGCCACCCACCTCGTGGAGAGGGGGGCCGACCTGCGCTCGGTCCAGGCCATGCTGGGTCACGCCGACATCGGCACGACCGAGATCTATACGCACGTGTCTCGCAGCCACCTGCGCCGTGTCTACGACAAATTCCATCCTCGGTCGTGA